The genomic region GATGTGCCGGGAGAGGTCATTGATTGGCTGGAGATGACTATTGACGCGCTAAGTGATAGCAATGGCAACGAGATAATCACCGATGCAGAGACAACATGAGCATGAGCATGAGCAAGAGCAAAGCACACATGAATAAATACACTGCATCTGTTGTTGGTGGGTCTGGATTTACTGGGGGAGAATTACTCCGATTGCTCACGCAACATCCGTATTTTGAGGTAGTTCAGGCGACGAGTAGATCGAAGACTCATAAAACTATTGGGAATGTCCATCCTAATCTTCGCTCGGTTGACCTTCGTTTTACAGATCCAAGCGAGCTTGAGTCGGTTGATATACTCTTTGCGGCGACACCGCATGGAGTCTCAATGCAACAGATTGAGTCATTTACTGCAGCCGCTGATACCGTTGTAGATTTATCTGCGGATTTTCGGTTGAATTCAGCTGAGCAGTATGATGAGTGGTATGATGGACATGCCTGTCCAGAGTATCTTGAAGATGCAGAGTACGCCCTTCCAGAGATCAATCGGTCGAATCTCGTTGGTGCATCGTTGATTGCATCCGGTGGATGTAATGCAACAGCAACAATCCTTGGATTGAAGCCACTCTTTGATGCGGATATTCTCACTGGCGACGAGCAGGTCGTTGTTGATCTAAAGGTCGGCTCCTCAGAGGGTGGAGCTGGTGGCGGAGATGCCTCAAGCCATCCGGAGCGATCAGGGGTTGTCCGACCATATGCGCCGACAGGGCATCGTCATGAAGCCGAAATTGAGCAGTTTCTTGGACTCTCGGTATCATTTACTGCACATGCCGTTGAGATGACCCGAGGGGCAAGCGCGACCTGTCATGTATTTCCATCCGAACCGGTCTCAAATAGCGAGTTATGGGGTGCATACCATGATGTCTATGCTGAGGAGCCATTCATGCGGACAGTCGCAGGTGGTGGTGGTGTATATCGATATCCAGAGCCGAAGTCAGTCGCCGGAAGTAATTACGCTGAGGTTGGATTTGAGCGTGACCCAGAGAATCATCGGCTTGTCATATTCTCAGCGATTGATAATATGATGAAGGGTTCAGCTGGACAAGCAGTTCATGCAGCAAATATTGCGCTTGGGATTGATGAGACGACAGGACTCGAGTTTACAGGATTGCACCCGGTGGGGGCACCATAATGGAACAGACAGATGATGAATTAGACTTTGCAGAAACAGATGTCAGATCTGAAGATATGAGTAATGATGCTCACACTGGTCAAGAAGTGAATAGTAATTCGGGACATGAAGAGAAAGTTGCTCACCCAGATAATCCGGTTGTAATAAAAATCGGCGGTGCTCGTGCAGTGGATCCGGCTGATGCAGTTGAGGATATCGCAACGCTTGTTGCTGATGGGCGAGATATCATTGTTGTTCATGGCGGATCAACGGCTGTAGATAAGACACTTGAAGCACTTGGTGAGGAGCCGACGTATGTTGAGACCCCTCAAGGGATTGTTGGACGGTTTACAGATGAGAGGACAATGGAGGTGTTCTCAATGGTGCTTCCAGGAAAAATTAATACAGATCTAACCGTCTCCCTGCAGTCCGCAGGTGTCAATGCTCTTGGATTGTCAGGCGTTGATGGGGAGTTGCTTTGTGGTCCTCGGAAGTCAGCAGTCCGTATCGTTGAAGATGGACGGAAGAAGATCAAACGTGGAGACCACTCAGGAATGATCAAGACGGTGAATGAGTCGCTATTAACAACGCTACTACAGAATGACTATACACCGGTGGTGACAGTGCCAATGCTTGCCGATGATGGGGTTGCGGTTAACGCTGATGCGGACCGCGCTGCTGCAGCAATTGCTGGAGCACTCAGTGGAGAACTAGTCGTTCTCACCGACGTTGCCGGCGTATATCGCGACCCTGATACGGAATCGACACTTATTGAATCAGTTCAAACACCAGCAGAGTTTGATATCCTAAATGACGTTGCAGAGGGCTTTATGACAAAGAAAATAATGGCTGCTGAGGAAGCACTCAACAGCGGTGCAACGACTGTAATAATTGCAAATGCGAATGCAGCAGAGCCAATTACTGCTGCGTTAGCCGGTCGTGGTACCCATATCGACACGAACGCAGTTGAATCGGAGATGAATGTAATCGATACCCAGGAGCAGACACAATGACTGGCGGATTTGTATTCTCTGAGAAACCAATCGAAATTGAATCTGGAGAGGGGGCATATTTATATGGAAGCGATGGCACGTCATATCTTGACTTTGGTGCTTCATACGCTGTTGCATCTATTGGGCACGCGCATCCAGCAGTGACTGAGGCTGTCCAACAGCAGGCGGCTGATTTGACATATGTACAGGCCTCATATCCGGTTGAGACACGAACGGAACTATATCAGAAATTAGCAACACTTGCCCCTGGCGACATTGAGAATGTCTGGTTGTGTAATTCAGGGACCGAAGCAAATGAAGCGGCGATGAAGTTCGCACGATCGGCTACGGGGCGATCAAAAATCGTTGCAACGAAGCGCGGATTCCACGGACGGACAATGGGAGCGCTAGCAATGACGTGGAAGAATAAATACAAAGCGCCCTTCGAACCGCTTGCTGGCGGTATTGACTTTGTCCCATATGGCGATCAAGAGGCACTCACAGCAGCCGTTGATGAGGAGACTGCAGCAGTCTTTCTTGAACCCGTTCAGGGGGAAGGAGGAATCCATCCTGCTGACACAGAATATCTGAGATGTGCACGCGAGGCAACACAAGAGGCAGGGGCGGCGCTTGTGTTTGATGAGATTCAAACAGGTGTCGGTCGAACTGGGTCGCTTTGGGCCTCCGATGGTGCTGGTGTGACACCAGATATTCTCACGACTGCGAAAGGAATCGCCAATGGTCTCCCATTAGGGGCAACGCTCGTTCGTGATTGGATTGCAGAAGAGAGCGGGGATCATGGATCAACATTCTCGGGAACACCAATTGTCTGTGCAGCAGCAAATGCGACTCTTGAGACGATTGTTGAGGAAGATATCCCAGGCAATGCTGCTATGATTGGAGAGCATCTACAAGCAGCGATTACGGATGCAGTTGAGGATCATGACCTTCCAGTCCGGGAGATACGCGGCGAAGGATTGATGATTGGGGTTGAGGTGAAACGCGGGGCAAATCGCGTATTAAAAAATCTCGCCCTATCCGAGCAAGTGCTTGCACTTCCTGCTGGTCGAACAGTTGTGAGATTACTCCCACCATTGACCATCGATACAGCACACGCTGACACATTTATTGAGTCATTCGTTGAGGTACTTGGATGAATAACGACGATGCTTGCAGTCATACCAATGCGCATGTTCATGCCCGCATGAGTGAGGAGATACCCGATAATAAAGTGGCAGATAGTATTGACACAGTTCGTGATGTCAACGCAGATCCCACTACTAGTAGCATAGTTACTGATGGGGGCACCTCATTCACGACTCATCACAATGTATTCGATGTCCAGCCAGGATTGACAGATGGGCTTGATGATGCACAGACCCTTCTTGCTGATCTTGTGTCGATTCCATCGACCTCTGGTGAAGAATCAGCAGCAGCTGAGCGATTATGTCGATTTTTTGAATCACACGGTCGCGATGCGTGGATTGACTCAGTTGGGAATGTTCGTGCACCGGCTGATGATAGTGTGTTATTAACGTCGCATATCGACACCGTTCCAGGGGATGTCCCTGTCAAAATTGAAAATGGAGTATTGTGGGGACGAGGGAGTGTTGATGCGACTGGACCATTAGCTGCAATGGCTGTTGCTGCTGTGGAAACTGGTGTCTCTTTTGCCGGAGTTGTTCGTGAGGAGACGACATCCGCGGGAGCATGGCATCTTATCGAGAACCGCACACCCCCAGAGATTGTAATTAATGGTGAACCATCTGGGTGGGATGGGATTACTCTCGGATACCGCGGGTTTCTTTCGGGAACATATGTTGCAACGAGCGAACTCGGTCACTCATCACGACCAGAAGACAATGCAATTCAATCAGCAGTAAATTGGTGGTCGAGCGTGGCTGAATTCTTCGAATCCGAGGGTACACACAATACCGATGGTGTTTTCGAGACAGTCACAACAAAGCCAGTTGCATTCGATGGTGGTCCAACTGAGGATGGGCTTGTCGTTGAATCGACTGTCGATGTCCAATTCCGTGTGCCACCACAGTACACAATTGAGGATATACGAGAGGTTGCTGAAGGCGAGTTGAGTGATGGAAGCGTTCACTGGAAAAAGCCGATTCCACCAGTCATGAAAAGTCCCCGAACAGATGTGGCACGAGCATTTCGTGTTGCAATCCGCTCGGCTGGTGGTGAACCCCGGTTGCTCCGAAAGACTGGAACAAGTGATATGAATATTTTCTCCGGGGCATGGGATTGTCCGATGGCAACGTATGGTCCTGGCGACTCTGATCTTGACCATGCGCCAAATGAGCATCTTGATCTCGCAGAATACGACAGTGCAACTTCGGTGCTGGTTGATGTTTGTAATCGGCTCACGGATTCAGAGACAAAGACATCCACTGTGACAGACCCAGATATGGACTCTGAGACGGGGCGGGATCAGATAAAAAGCAGATCAAATCACCGTGATGCAGACCCAGAGCCAACCAAAGCATGATTCCGAGCCTGCTGTATATCATAGTGTTGTAGTGGTTGGTGAAAACCTATGAGAATCAATGTATGACAGAAAATACAGATAGTAACGATTCAATGATTGGACAATCCAACGTATCCGACAGTCGACCTGCGCGTAAGGAATAAATTAAATATCAACGTATAAACATGCCCAAATCAAGCAACTTTCTCGATATTGATGATTTGACCACCGATGAACTGCAGACTATTCTTGACCGTGCAACTGCACTCAAGCATGGTGGTGATAATGCACAATTCCCCGGGCAGACACTTGGGATGCTTTTTGAGAAACCAAGCACTCGAACACGGATTTCGTTTGAAACCGGAATGACACAACTCGGTGGACATGCAATCTTTCTCGGACCGGATGACATCCAGTTAGGACATGGTGAACCGTTGTCAGATACTGCAAGGGTCCTTTCAGGTTATGTTGATGTCGTGATGGCTCGATTATTCAATCACGATGATCTGCTTGAAATTGCTGCTCATGCCGATATCCCTGTAATCAATGGACTTACTGATGATGCACACCCTTGTCAAACGCTTGCAG from Haloquadratum walsbyi C23 harbors:
- a CDS encoding [LysW]-lysine hydrolase, coding for MNNDDACSHTNAHVHARMSEEIPDNKVADSIDTVRDVNADPTTSSIVTDGGTSFTTHHNVFDVQPGLTDGLDDAQTLLADLVSIPSTSGEESAAAERLCRFFESHGRDAWIDSVGNVRAPADDSVLLTSHIDTVPGDVPVKIENGVLWGRGSVDATGPLAAMAVAAVETGVSFAGVVREETTSAGAWHLIENRTPPEIVINGEPSGWDGITLGYRGFLSGTYVATSELGHSSRPEDNAIQSAVNWWSSVAEFFESEGTHNTDGVFETVTTKPVAFDGGPTEDGLVVESTVDVQFRVPPQYTIEDIREVAEGELSDGSVHWKKPIPPVMKSPRTDVARAFRVAIRSAGGEPRLLRKTGTSDMNIFSGAWDCPMATYGPGDSDLDHAPNEHLDLAEYDSATSVLVDVCNRLTDSETKTSTVTDPDMDSETGRDQIKSRSNHRDADPEPTKA
- a CDS encoding aspartate aminotransferase family protein gives rise to the protein MTGGFVFSEKPIEIESGEGAYLYGSDGTSYLDFGASYAVASIGHAHPAVTEAVQQQAADLTYVQASYPVETRTELYQKLATLAPGDIENVWLCNSGTEANEAAMKFARSATGRSKIVATKRGFHGRTMGALAMTWKNKYKAPFEPLAGGIDFVPYGDQEALTAAVDEETAAVFLEPVQGEGGIHPADTEYLRCAREATQEAGAALVFDEIQTGVGRTGSLWASDGAGVTPDILTTAKGIANGLPLGATLVRDWIAEESGDHGSTFSGTPIVCAAANATLETIVEEDIPGNAAMIGEHLQAAITDAVEDHDLPVREIRGEGLMIGVEVKRGANRVLKNLALSEQVLALPAGRTVVRLLPPLTIDTAHADTFIESFVEVLG
- a CDS encoding acetylglutamate/acetylaminoadipate kinase — encoded protein: MEQTDDELDFAETDVRSEDMSNDAHTGQEVNSNSGHEEKVAHPDNPVVIKIGGARAVDPADAVEDIATLVADGRDIIVVHGGSTAVDKTLEALGEEPTYVETPQGIVGRFTDERTMEVFSMVLPGKINTDLTVSLQSAGVNALGLSGVDGELLCGPRKSAVRIVEDGRKKIKRGDHSGMIKTVNESLLTTLLQNDYTPVVTVPMLADDGVAVNADADRAAAAIAGALSGELVVLTDVAGVYRDPDTESTLIESVQTPAEFDILNDVAEGFMTKKIMAAEEALNSGATTVIIANANAAEPITAALAGRGTHIDTNAVESEMNVIDTQEQTQ
- the argC gene encoding N-acetyl-gamma-glutamyl-phosphate reductase, with the protein product MNKYTASVVGGSGFTGGELLRLLTQHPYFEVVQATSRSKTHKTIGNVHPNLRSVDLRFTDPSELESVDILFAATPHGVSMQQIESFTAAADTVVDLSADFRLNSAEQYDEWYDGHACPEYLEDAEYALPEINRSNLVGASLIASGGCNATATILGLKPLFDADILTGDEQVVVDLKVGSSEGGAGGGDASSHPERSGVVRPYAPTGHRHEAEIEQFLGLSVSFTAHAVEMTRGASATCHVFPSEPVSNSELWGAYHDVYAEEPFMRTVAGGGGVYRYPEPKSVAGSNYAEVGFERDPENHRLVIFSAIDNMMKGSAGQAVHAANIALGIDETTGLEFTGLHPVGAP